In the genome of Mucisphaera calidilacus, one region contains:
- a CDS encoding DUF2256 domain-containing protein, which produces MTHQRNNQHLPTKACTVCQRPMTWRRKWARDWENVRYCSQACRRKARELKAKPSP; this is translated from the coding sequence ATGACCCACCAACGCAACAATCAGCACCTGCCGACGAAGGCCTGCACCGTTTGCCAGCGACCGATGACCTGGCGACGCAAGTGGGCACGCGACTGGGAGAACGTCCGCTACTGCTCGCAGGCCTGCCGCCGCAAGGCTCGCGAACTCAAGGCGAAGCCATCTCCCTGA
- a CDS encoding UDP-glucose dehydrogenase family protein, translated as MHESVQSVAMIGLGRLGAPIAACLAAGGFRVVGVDLKRETVEAINRRRPPVFEPGLEAMLGRVDDRLTATDDLAGAIRQTDASFVLVPTPSETDGSFSLDYVLAACEEIGEALRDLDRWHLVTIVSTVMPGDTSGAIQHTLERTSGKTCGEGFGLCYSPEFVALGTVIRDYLNPDMLLIGESDPRSGRTLASIYKAVVETDPPVSRMSFVNAEIAKISVNAYVTAKITFANTLAGICERVPGADVDAVTQAIGLDSRIGRKYLKGGIGYGGPCFPRDNAALAHVARAAGAIADFPETVDAVNRQQVDRMTAQALAVIPPQSKIAILGLSYKPQSDVVDESQPVMLAERLAQAGHTVRAFDPAATPANKGYTLCDTQDACLLDAHAVVLATPWPGMAEAVIEQANQKPTIIIDPWRVLIEQTMPAGTTYLPGGRHVVLGDKKTDRIAAVAPPPDDLAAAG; from the coding sequence ATGCATGAATCGGTCCAATCCGTCGCGATGATCGGCCTTGGCCGTCTCGGTGCGCCGATCGCGGCCTGCCTTGCCGCGGGTGGCTTCCGGGTGGTTGGCGTCGATCTGAAACGGGAGACCGTCGAGGCCATCAACCGTCGGCGACCGCCGGTCTTCGAGCCGGGTCTCGAGGCGATGCTCGGCCGAGTCGACGACCGACTCACCGCCACCGACGACCTGGCCGGCGCGATCCGCCAGACCGACGCCAGCTTCGTTCTGGTCCCGACGCCCAGCGAAACCGACGGCTCCTTCAGCCTCGACTACGTCCTCGCCGCCTGCGAGGAGATCGGCGAGGCGCTGCGAGACCTCGACCGATGGCACCTCGTGACCATCGTCAGCACCGTGATGCCCGGCGACACCAGCGGAGCGATCCAGCACACGCTCGAACGCACCTCGGGCAAGACCTGTGGCGAGGGCTTCGGCCTCTGTTACAGCCCCGAGTTCGTGGCGCTCGGCACCGTCATCCGTGACTATCTCAACCCCGACATGCTGCTGATCGGTGAGTCCGACCCGCGTTCGGGCCGGACACTCGCGAGCATCTACAAGGCCGTCGTCGAGACCGACCCCCCGGTCTCGCGGATGAGCTTCGTGAACGCCGAGATCGCGAAGATCTCGGTCAACGCCTACGTGACCGCCAAGATCACCTTCGCCAACACCCTCGCCGGCATCTGCGAGCGTGTGCCCGGTGCGGATGTTGATGCCGTCACCCAGGCCATCGGTCTCGACTCGCGCATCGGGCGCAAGTACCTCAAGGGCGGCATCGGCTACGGCGGGCCCTGCTTCCCGCGCGACAACGCAGCGCTCGCCCACGTCGCCCGCGCCGCCGGTGCTATCGCTGACTTCCCCGAGACCGTTGACGCCGTCAATCGCCAGCAGGTCGATCGCATGACCGCCCAGGCGCTCGCCGTGATTCCCCCTCAGAGCAAAATCGCCATCCTCGGCCTCTCCTACAAGCCCCAGAGCGACGTCGTCGACGAGTCTCAGCCGGTCATGCTCGCCGAACGACTCGCGCAGGCGGGCCACACGGTTCGGGCCTTCGACCCCGCCGCCACGCCCGCCAACAAGGGCTACACCCTCTGCGACACGCAGGACGCGTGCCTCCTCGACGCCCACGCGGTGGTGCTCGCGACGCCCTGGCCGGGCATGGCCGAGGCGGTGATCGAGCAGGCCAACCAGAAACCCACCATCATCATCGACCCCTGGCGTGTCCTGATCGAGCAGACCATGCCCGCCGGCACGACCTACCTGCCCGGCGGACGACACGTGGTGCTCGGCGACAAGAAGACCGACCGCATCGCAGCCGTCGCGCCGCCGCCCGATGACCTGGCCGCTGCAGGATAA
- a CDS encoding phytoene desaturase family protein, whose amino-acid sequence MSAARAHRREKVIVIGAGPGGLATAMLLAAQGLQVKVVERRDTVGGRTSTFEHDGFSFDMGPTFFLYPQILREIFSTCGLRLEDEIDLIRLDPQYHLVFQQGGELLATPDTRRMQEAIAKISPEDARRFPDFMNDNREKFARFAPILQRPFSSILDCLSPEMINALPSLRPWASVDSDLGRHFDDERVRLAFSFQSKYLGMSPFNCPSLFTILSYLEYDYGVFHPRGGCGAVSRAMARAAERLGAEVQLDTPVEEILFDGRRAAGIRTAEGTEQADAVVINADFGDAITRLIPENKRRKYTDRKVARKRYSCSTFMMYLGIDGRYDDLEHHTIFLAEDYRKNLQQIERGFEVPTNPSVYVQNASVTDDSLAPAGQSTLYVLAPVAHQTEHIDWEQHTQPFRRRVLDQLAHFGLDDLESRIRYEKIMTPTHWQQDMRVYKGATFNLAHNLTQMLHLRPNNRFEEFDGVYLTGGGTHPGSGLPVIYESARISSRLLLEDMGIAVDWPAPSPTNDVEPLRMPELTAAG is encoded by the coding sequence ATGTCAGCCGCTAGAGCACACAGGCGTGAGAAAGTCATCGTCATTGGTGCCGGGCCCGGAGGACTCGCAACCGCCATGCTGCTCGCCGCGCAGGGCCTGCAGGTCAAGGTTGTTGAACGTCGCGACACCGTCGGCGGACGTACATCGACCTTCGAGCACGACGGGTTCAGCTTCGACATGGGGCCGACCTTTTTTCTGTATCCCCAGATCCTGCGCGAGATCTTCTCGACCTGCGGCCTGCGTCTCGAAGACGAGATCGACCTGATCCGCCTCGACCCGCAGTACCACCTCGTCTTCCAGCAGGGCGGCGAACTGCTGGCCACCCCCGACACCCGTCGCATGCAGGAAGCCATCGCAAAGATCAGCCCCGAAGACGCGCGACGCTTCCCCGACTTCATGAACGACAACCGCGAGAAGTTCGCTCGGTTCGCGCCCATCCTTCAGCGACCGTTCTCCTCCATCCTCGATTGCCTCAGCCCCGAGATGATCAACGCCTTGCCTTCGCTCCGGCCGTGGGCCAGCGTCGACAGCGACCTCGGGCGGCACTTCGACGACGAACGCGTCCGGCTCGCATTCTCGTTCCAGTCGAAGTACCTCGGCATGTCCCCCTTCAACTGCCCGAGCCTCTTCACCATTCTCTCCTACCTCGAATACGACTACGGCGTCTTTCACCCGCGTGGCGGGTGCGGCGCCGTCTCCCGTGCCATGGCTCGCGCCGCGGAACGCCTCGGTGCCGAGGTCCAACTCGATACCCCCGTCGAGGAGATCCTCTTCGACGGTCGTAGAGCCGCGGGCATCCGCACCGCCGAGGGCACCGAACAGGCCGACGCCGTTGTCATCAACGCCGACTTCGGCGACGCCATCACCCGCCTCATTCCCGAAAACAAGCGACGCAAGTACACCGACCGCAAGGTCGCCCGCAAGCGATACTCCTGCTCCACGTTCATGATGTACCTCGGCATCGACGGGCGCTACGACGACCTCGAGCACCACACCATCTTCCTCGCCGAGGACTACCGCAAGAACCTCCAGCAGATCGAGCGTGGCTTCGAGGTTCCCACCAATCCCTCGGTCTACGTCCAGAACGCCAGCGTCACCGACGACTCGCTCGCGCCCGCGGGACAGTCCACGCTCTACGTCCTTGCACCCGTCGCCCACCAGACCGAGCACATCGACTGGGAGCAGCACACTCAGCCCTTCCGCCGACGCGTCCTCGACCAGCTCGCGCATTTCGGGCTTGATGACCTCGAGTCACGCATACGCTACGAGAAGATCATGACGCCGACCCACTGGCAGCAGGACATGCGTGTCTACAAGGGTGCCACGTTCAACCTCGCCCACAACCTCACCCAGATGCTTCACCTGCGACCCAACAACCGCTTCGAGGAGTTCGATGGCGTTTATCTCACCGGCGGCGGAACCCACCCCGGCTCCGGCCTGCCCGTCATCTACGAGTCCGCCCGCATCTCCAGCCGACTCCTCCTCGAAGACATGGGCATCGCCGTCGACTGGCCCGCGCCCTCACCGACCAACGACGTAGAACCCTTACGCATGCCCGAACTCACCGCTGCCGGATAA
- a CDS encoding PfkB family carbohydrate kinase codes for MPSVMREKICPLERLAPQADAWRAQGKSVALCHGCFDLVHPGHLRYLEFARQQADVLVVSLTGDDAIEKADGTRPYIPQELRAENLAAIQLVDAVVIVDGDTGLPVIERLRPDVYIKGREYEDSDHPGFRAERERVETHGGRVIFSSGEVVFSSTRLIDDQRPAMAASGYGEADLITASCRRWGIDRVSLGQIIRQRFNDLRVAVVGDMVCDRYAFCDRGLATDEAPILSVRTSDEQTYLGGAAVIAAHVRSLGAACTLLTSSADDHDAHAMTDKLQSLGVEVDTRTTRRLTPTKLRYIVDNQKVFRVEKGGDEPLDSAAQASLIKAATERANDLDVVIFADFGFGVISPTLLHDLMPGLRKHVHTITGDVSGIRRGLLAMRGFDLVTPNEREARGAVGDFESSLPTLAGTMMRTGELANLIVTLGRKGSLLFRPREEKREAWYTNRLRCDYLPTLAPGPAVDPLGAGDALLAVASLALGCGESLAVAGYLGSVAAGVAVSRMGNEPVRPLELLRFLDHRPELQADDDPPIRLPHAI; via the coding sequence GTGCCCAGCGTGATGCGTGAGAAGATCTGTCCGCTCGAACGACTCGCTCCACAAGCCGACGCGTGGCGCGCGCAGGGCAAGAGCGTCGCCCTCTGCCACGGCTGCTTCGACCTGGTCCACCCCGGGCACCTGCGTTACCTCGAATTTGCACGGCAGCAGGCCGACGTGCTCGTCGTCTCGCTCACCGGCGACGACGCCATCGAGAAAGCCGACGGCACCCGGCCCTACATCCCCCAGGAACTCCGCGCCGAGAACCTCGCCGCCATCCAACTCGTCGACGCCGTGGTGATTGTCGACGGCGACACCGGCCTGCCGGTCATCGAACGCCTGCGGCCCGACGTCTACATCAAGGGGCGGGAGTATGAGGACTCCGACCACCCCGGCTTTCGTGCCGAACGCGAACGCGTCGAGACCCACGGCGGACGCGTGATCTTCTCCTCCGGCGAGGTGGTCTTCTCCTCCACACGACTCATCGACGATCAGCGTCCCGCGATGGCCGCCTCCGGCTACGGCGAGGCCGACCTCATCACGGCCTCCTGCCGTCGCTGGGGCATCGACCGGGTCTCGCTCGGGCAGATCATCCGCCAACGCTTCAACGATCTCCGCGTCGCCGTCGTCGGCGACATGGTCTGCGACCGCTACGCCTTCTGCGATCGCGGTCTCGCCACCGACGAGGCACCCATCCTGTCCGTGCGCACGAGCGACGAGCAGACCTACCTCGGCGGGGCCGCCGTCATCGCCGCTCACGTCCGATCGCTCGGAGCCGCCTGCACCCTCCTCACCAGCAGCGCCGACGATCACGACGCCCACGCCATGACCGACAAGCTCCAGAGCCTTGGCGTCGAGGTCGACACACGCACCACACGCAGGCTGACGCCCACCAAGCTCCGCTACATCGTCGACAACCAGAAGGTCTTCCGCGTCGAGAAGGGCGGCGACGAGCCGCTCGACTCCGCCGCTCAGGCATCACTCATCAAGGCCGCTACCGAACGCGCGAACGACCTCGACGTTGTCATCTTCGCCGACTTCGGCTTCGGCGTGATCTCGCCGACGCTGCTCCACGACCTCATGCCCGGGCTCCGCAAGCACGTGCACACCATCACCGGAGACGTCTCGGGCATCCGCAGAGGCCTGCTCGCGATGCGCGGCTTCGACCTGGTTACGCCCAACGAACGCGAGGCCCGTGGCGCCGTCGGCGATTTCGAGTCGAGCCTGCCCACGCTCGCGGGCACGATGATGCGCACGGGCGAACTCGCCAACCTGATCGTCACCCTCGGCCGCAAGGGCAGCCTGCTCTTCCGACCCCGGGAGGAGAAACGCGAAGCGTGGTACACCAACCGCCTCCGCTGCGACTACCTCCCCACACTCGCCCCCGGGCCCGCCGTCGACCCGCTCGGCGCGGGTGACGCCCTCCTCGCCGTCGCCTCGCTCGCGCTGGGCTGCGGCGAATCGCTCGCCGTCGCCGGCTATCTCGGCTCCGTCGCCGCCGGCGTGGCCGTCTCCCGGATGGGCAACGAGCCAGTTCGACCCCTGGAACTCCTCCGGTTCCTTGACCACCGCCCCGAACTGCAGGCCGATGACGACCCGCCGATCCGCCTCCCGCACGCGATTTAG
- a CDS encoding aldehyde dehydrogenase family protein: MIATSDTSSSTWASCPPWGPPCTDWSTLPIRRRLAIIRRFRITLAAHHERWVDAVTPDWREDPLETLTAELFPLADAAKYLERNAASILRPRRVTQKGSPVWLNNTSATIHREPCGWILILAPSNYPLMLAGVQTLQALAAGNSVAIKPSPVAPRAMQVFVEALHEAGVPDTALRLLEPDHKQLAAVYPGIAKVLLTGSHETGRAVQRDLAPHLVPSVMELSGVDAMVVLQRANPELVANALAFGMKTNASATCIAPRRIVLVGDHADLLRELRSAIDSLSINRRHPASDRSLAQLVTRARALGGTFHGNTETGPLLIDDLPPDAELFEQDVMAPVACVIRVKNRLEAVEAVNRSPYGLGASVFGPVGDATEVAERLDVGTVTINDVIVPTADPRLPFAARKASGFGVTRGEQGLLELTRTKVITARSSRRLPMHLLPEAAAAAGQAVPALFQLIHGNGWWSRLSAMTRLFRASRSQNEGKRP, from the coding sequence GTGATCGCCACCTCCGACACCTCGAGTTCGACCTGGGCCTCCTGCCCGCCATGGGGCCCGCCCTGCACCGACTGGTCCACGCTGCCGATACGTCGGCGTCTGGCGATCATCCGGCGCTTCCGCATCACCCTCGCCGCCCATCACGAGCGATGGGTTGACGCCGTCACCCCCGACTGGCGTGAGGATCCTCTCGAGACCCTCACCGCCGAACTCTTCCCGCTCGCCGACGCTGCAAAGTACCTCGAGCGCAACGCAGCCAGCATCCTCAGGCCGCGACGCGTGACCCAGAAGGGCAGCCCGGTCTGGCTCAACAACACCTCCGCAACCATCCACCGCGAGCCCTGCGGCTGGATCCTCATCCTCGCGCCCTCCAATTACCCGCTCATGCTCGCCGGTGTCCAGACGCTCCAGGCACTCGCCGCGGGCAACTCCGTCGCCATCAAACCCTCGCCGGTCGCGCCGCGTGCCATGCAGGTGTTTGTCGAGGCACTCCACGAAGCAGGCGTCCCCGACACCGCGCTGCGTCTGCTCGAACCCGACCACAAGCAACTCGCCGCCGTCTACCCCGGCATCGCCAAGGTCCTGCTCACCGGCAGCCACGAGACCGGGCGTGCCGTCCAGCGCGACCTTGCGCCCCACCTCGTGCCCTCCGTCATGGAACTCTCGGGCGTCGACGCCATGGTCGTCCTCCAGCGGGCCAACCCCGAACTCGTCGCCAACGCACTCGCCTTCGGCATGAAGACCAACGCCTCCGCCACCTGCATCGCACCGCGACGGATCGTGCTCGTCGGTGACCACGCCGACCTTCTCCGCGAACTCCGCTCGGCCATCGACAGCCTCTCGATCAACCGCCGGCACCCCGCCTCCGACCGGTCTCTCGCACAACTCGTCACACGCGCCCGCGCCCTCGGCGGCACGTTCCACGGGAACACCGAAACCGGCCCGCTGCTCATCGACGACCTCCCGCCCGATGCCGAACTCTTCGAGCAGGACGTCATGGCACCCGTTGCCTGTGTCATCCGCGTCAAGAACCGCCTCGAAGCCGTCGAGGCCGTCAACCGATCACCCTACGGGCTCGGCGCTTCCGTCTTCGGTCCTGTCGGCGACGCCACCGAGGTCGCCGAGCGACTCGACGTCGGCACCGTCACCATCAACGACGTCATCGTGCCCACCGCCGACCCCCGACTCCCCTTCGCCGCACGCAAAGCCAGCGGCTTCGGTGTCACCCGGGGCGAACAGGGATTGCTCGAACTCACGCGCACCAAGGTCATCACCGCACGGTCCTCACGCCGCCTGCCCATGCACCTGCTGCCCGAGGCAGCGGCCGCGGCGGGCCAGGCCGTGCCCGCACTCTTTCAACTGATCCACGGCAACGGATGGTGGTCACGGCTCTCGGCCATGACACGGCTCTTCCGTGCCTCACGCAGCCAGAACGAAGGGAAACGCCCATGA
- a CDS encoding cryptochrome/photolyase family protein — MSKAADNPVLHVILGNQLFPPSRIASTEGVTFFMAEDVGLCTYVRHHKKKIVLFLAAMRSHAEALQQRDFPLIYRRLDPDSDQTAYEDKLAEAIKQTGAKTLRVWEIEDKPFERRIHAFADNHGLELEVLPSPMFLTPRETLDDFFSGNDSPRMASFYQQQRRRLNILVDDDRKPAGGQWSFDADNRKKLPDSVNPPGLPDSSPTQHVADVIDLVHERFGDHPGMTDDFNLPTTRRQALYGLRAFLEQRFTLFGDYEDALSRRDDVLFHSLLSPALNLGLITPDEVIERALEHSDGEDIPLNALEGFVRQIIGWREFIRGVYRTHSETQEQANFFDHHRRLTRHWWDGDTGLPPLDDAIDKANRLGYCHHIERLMVLANLMNLCEIHPHDAHRWFMEMFVDSSEWVMGPNVYGMGLFSDGGIFATKPYICGSNYILKMSDYRRGDWCDVMDGLYWRFIDNHAEFFGSNPRMAVMVRALNKLKPERRDTILAAAERFLDRCTTPQAAAKA; from the coding sequence GTGAGCAAAGCCGCAGACAACCCGGTCCTGCACGTCATCCTCGGCAACCAGCTCTTCCCGCCGTCACGCATCGCGTCGACAGAGGGCGTGACCTTCTTCATGGCCGAGGACGTCGGACTCTGCACCTACGTCCGCCATCACAAGAAGAAGATCGTCCTCTTTCTCGCCGCCATGCGCTCCCACGCCGAGGCCCTGCAGCAGCGTGACTTCCCCCTGATCTACCGGCGGCTCGATCCGGACAGCGACCAGACCGCCTACGAGGACAAGCTGGCCGAGGCGATCAAACAGACCGGCGCCAAAACCCTCCGCGTCTGGGAGATCGAGGACAAGCCCTTCGAGAGGCGGATCCACGCGTTCGCGGACAACCACGGCCTCGAGCTCGAGGTGTTGCCCAGCCCGATGTTCCTCACGCCCCGCGAGACACTCGATGATTTCTTCAGCGGGAACGATTCGCCGCGCATGGCGAGCTTCTACCAGCAGCAGCGTCGCCGACTGAACATCCTGGTTGATGACGACCGCAAGCCCGCGGGCGGCCAGTGGAGTTTCGACGCCGACAACCGCAAGAAACTCCCCGACAGCGTCAACCCTCCCGGCCTGCCCGACAGCAGCCCCACCCAACACGTCGCAGATGTCATTGACCTGGTCCACGAGCGATTCGGCGATCACCCGGGCATGACCGATGACTTCAACCTGCCCACCACGCGCCGGCAGGCGCTCTACGGCCTCCGCGCCTTTCTGGAACAACGCTTCACGCTCTTCGGCGATTACGAAGACGCCCTCTCACGCCGTGACGACGTCCTATTTCACAGCCTCCTCTCGCCGGCTCTTAACCTCGGCCTGATCACGCCCGACGAGGTCATCGAACGCGCCCTGGAACACAGCGACGGCGAGGACATACCCCTCAACGCCCTCGAGGGCTTCGTCCGCCAGATCATCGGCTGGCGTGAGTTCATCCGAGGCGTCTACCGCACGCACAGCGAGACCCAGGAGCAGGCCAACTTCTTCGACCACCACCGACGTCTGACCCGGCACTGGTGGGATGGCGACACCGGCCTCCCGCCTCTCGACGACGCGATCGACAAGGCCAACCGGCTCGGCTACTGCCACCACATCGAACGCCTGATGGTCCTCGCCAATCTCATGAATCTCTGCGAAATCCACCCGCACGACGCCCACCGCTGGTTCATGGAGATGTTCGTCGACTCCTCCGAGTGGGTCATGGGCCCCAACGTCTACGGCATGGGGCTGTTCTCCGACGGCGGCATCTTCGCCACCAAGCCCTACATCTGCGGCTCCAATTACATCCTGAAGATGAGCGACTACCGCCGAGGCGACTGGTGCGACGTCATGGACGGCCTCTACTGGCGCTTCATCGATAACCACGCCGAGTTCTTCGGCAGCAACCCGCGTATGGCCGTCATGGTCCGCGCCCTCAACAAGCTCAAGCCCGAACGCCGCGACACGATCCTCGCCGCCGCCGAGCGGTTCCTCGACCGGTGCACCACCCCCCAGGCAGCTGCCAAGGCATGA
- a CDS encoding glycosyltransferase family 2 protein, which translates to MLPESCQPGPIHDDPPGIERARPCSLAVVIPSYNRAEYLRDAIDSVLAQDHPDLSLLVMDGGSTDGSIEILRSYGDRVAWVSEPDEGHADAINKGWERTRSEVIAWLNADDCFASPRAARLACQYLAASPETDIVYGDCHWIDERGDDRGIAYAQPFSLSFAVVTADHCIPQPASFIRRSVVERVGALSLDVFAKDREFWLRAGLHGRIDYWPRHLADQRNDEGISYLGRRVAPAIVEVTRSFYRLQGVPEDLLRLKPRAMSNAHLRAAYYAWAGGRQWDLYLWHLLCALASDARNLPRIRWHFRRYVGESLGIRKPQRPIPA; encoded by the coding sequence GTGCTGCCTGAATCCTGCCAACCCGGGCCGATTCATGACGACCCGCCCGGCATCGAACGGGCCCGGCCGTGCTCGCTTGCCGTCGTCATCCCCAGCTACAACCGGGCCGAGTACCTGCGCGACGCGATTGACTCGGTGTTGGCGCAGGATCATCCCGACCTGTCGCTGCTGGTCATGGATGGCGGCTCGACCGACGGCTCGATCGAGATTCTCAGGTCGTATGGCGACCGGGTCGCGTGGGTCTCCGAGCCCGACGAGGGACACGCCGACGCCATCAACAAGGGCTGGGAACGCACGCGTTCTGAGGTGATCGCCTGGCTCAACGCCGACGACTGCTTCGCTTCGCCGCGGGCAGCACGCCTGGCTTGCCAGTATCTCGCCGCCTCGCCCGAGACCGACATCGTCTACGGCGACTGCCACTGGATTGACGAGCGGGGCGACGACCGCGGGATCGCCTACGCCCAGCCCTTCTCACTTAGCTTTGCCGTGGTCACCGCCGACCACTGCATCCCTCAGCCCGCCTCGTTCATCCGCCGATCGGTGGTCGAACGCGTCGGGGCTCTGAGTCTTGATGTCTTCGCCAAGGACCGCGAGTTCTGGCTGCGTGCCGGGCTGCACGGACGCATCGACTACTGGCCGCGCCACCTCGCCGACCAGCGCAACGACGAGGGCATCAGCTACCTCGGCCGACGCGTCGCGCCGGCGATCGTCGAGGTCACGCGTTCCTTTTACCGACTCCAAGGCGTCCCCGAAGACCTGCTCCGGCTCAAGCCGCGTGCCATGAGCAACGCCCACCTGCGCGCCGCCTACTACGCGTGGGCCGGCGGTCGGCAGTGGGACCTCTACCTCTGGCACCTGCTCTGCGCGCTGGCCAGCGACGCCCGCAACCTCCCGCGCATCCGCTGGCACTTCCGTCGCTACGTCGGCGAATCGCTTGGCATCCGAAAACCTCAGCGGCCTATCCCCGCCTGA
- a CDS encoding class I SAM-dependent methyltransferase, with amino-acid sequence MTQAQTFESVPIDRVRRFWNDRPCNLRHSPEPVGTRAYFEQVARRKYHVEPHIPRFAQFDRWKGKRVLEVGCGIGTDTISFASAGAHVTAVDLSEASLNLTRQRAEIFGVRDRVRTVHANAEELDQVIDVEPYDLIYSFGVIHHTPHPDTALRALHRFAGPDTQLKLMVYYRYAWKVMAIVLTEGYGRFWKLNELVARSSEAQSGCPVTYTYTRRTAAEWLERCGFEPTAMAVDHVFPYRIADYKEYRYVRSWHFRWMPNLLFRGLERTMGWHLCIDGRAGATS; translated from the coding sequence ATGACCCAGGCACAGACTTTCGAGAGCGTCCCGATCGACCGTGTCCGACGCTTCTGGAACGACCGGCCCTGCAACCTCCGCCACTCGCCGGAGCCCGTCGGGACCCGTGCTTACTTCGAGCAGGTCGCCCGTCGCAAGTACCACGTCGAGCCGCACATCCCGCGCTTCGCGCAGTTCGATCGATGGAAGGGCAAGCGCGTGCTCGAAGTCGGTTGCGGCATCGGCACCGACACCATCAGCTTCGCCAGCGCCGGCGCGCACGTCACCGCCGTCGATCTCTCTGAAGCATCCCTGAACCTGACCCGCCAGCGTGCCGAGATATTTGGCGTCCGCGATCGTGTCCGGACCGTTCACGCCAACGCCGAGGAACTCGATCAGGTCATCGACGTCGAGCCTTACGACCTCATCTACTCCTTCGGCGTGATCCACCACACGCCCCACCCCGACACGGCCCTGCGTGCTTTACACCGCTTCGCCGGACCCGACACGCAACTCAAGCTGATGGTCTATTACCGCTACGCCTGGAAGGTGATGGCCATCGTGCTCACGGAGGGCTACGGGCGATTCTGGAAGCTCAACGAACTGGTCGCACGCAGCTCCGAGGCGCAGAGCGGCTGCCCGGTGACCTACACCTACACGCGGCGCACCGCCGCCGAGTGGCTCGAACGCTGCGGTTTTGAGCCGACCGCCATGGCCGTCGATCACGTCTTCCCGTACCGCATCGCCGATTACAAGGAGTATCGCTACGTCCGCAGCTGGCACTTCCGCTGGATGCCCAACCTCCTGTTCCGCGGGCTGGAGCGCACCATGGGCTGGCACCTCTGCATCGACGGTCGCGCCGGCGCCACGAGCTGA